A single window of Chitinophaga sp. XS-30 DNA harbors:
- a CDS encoding RICIN domain-containing protein — translation MMRCLTVACFLLSLLTGHHDPAGTPPIPDYATVTLQHIKTGKYLEIGGDLLQNEKFKDSATLQQSGIPVPGGTLKRWQKWHLIYQTTVNGTRYYHIRNLHSGKLLSAPSDAGGVVIQLSATLPQHPDQLLWSLEEQEAGQYRIRNKKNGLALSPGGGAAGDMVIQEAPANDRRQYWNMTMIEHDTYRDDAVVNFFNRNNTSLGSAAFDQGNSIPLTWGPNKGKVLWVTQDAWDGVQLQPNNMFACQDFHRYSNSVLIQPGKTDWHPDNTPNMTIPNSSSGKPRQVFDIQPGTSWTWSGPGIEIGNKVYVHCGEGNGLDATGQSLYRLTQSAGTEWKAERMMPDGLEGEKAIIYSGGMVRPGDGYVYVFGRQGIHFNYDGYVHVARFGEDAPLQWEYYNGREWTGSPDTGSGAKIADVRGTLSMAYLNGRYILMTMDQGFNCDTARRIYIATASSPTGPFTAPIPVYTITEYFKGKYARYYTPVIHPEFDNGRNELLLTYCLNFSACGEPSCEGAYMDPYYYRVKGIRVPYAKLGL, via the coding sequence ATGATGAGATGTCTCACTGTAGCCTGCTTCTTGCTATCCCTGTTAACCGGTCATCACGATCCGGCGGGAACGCCGCCCATCCCTGATTACGCTACCGTCACACTACAGCACATAAAGACCGGAAAGTACCTTGAAATAGGAGGCGATCTTTTGCAGAATGAAAAGTTTAAAGACAGCGCCACACTGCAGCAATCCGGCATCCCCGTGCCGGGCGGTACGTTAAAGCGTTGGCAGAAATGGCATTTGATCTATCAAACTACGGTGAACGGCACCAGGTATTATCATATCCGGAACCTGCACAGCGGAAAATTGCTGAGTGCACCTTCTGATGCAGGCGGCGTTGTTATTCAGTTGTCAGCCACACTCCCGCAGCATCCGGATCAGCTGTTATGGAGCCTGGAAGAACAGGAAGCCGGGCAATACAGGATACGGAATAAAAAGAATGGCCTGGCGCTTTCTCCCGGAGGAGGCGCTGCCGGTGATATGGTGATACAGGAAGCCCCGGCGAACGACCGCAGGCAATACTGGAATATGACCATGATCGAACATGACACTTACAGAGATGATGCGGTGGTCAATTTCTTCAACCGGAACAACACATCCCTTGGCTCTGCCGCTTTCGATCAGGGGAACAGTATTCCGCTGACTTGGGGCCCCAATAAGGGTAAAGTGCTTTGGGTCACGCAGGATGCGTGGGACGGCGTGCAGTTGCAGCCCAACAACATGTTCGCATGCCAGGATTTTCACCGCTATAGCAATTCGGTACTGATACAACCGGGTAAAACCGACTGGCATCCGGATAATACCCCTAACATGACGATCCCCAACAGCAGCTCCGGTAAGCCCCGGCAGGTATTTGACATACAGCCCGGCACGTCCTGGACCTGGTCCGGCCCCGGCATCGAGATCGGTAACAAGGTGTATGTGCATTGCGGAGAAGGGAATGGCCTTGATGCCACCGGGCAATCGCTTTACCGTTTAACGCAAAGCGCGGGCACGGAATGGAAGGCGGAGCGCATGATGCCTGATGGGCTGGAGGGCGAGAAGGCCATCATTTATTCCGGTGGTATGGTGAGGCCGGGAGATGGGTATGTATATGTCTTCGGCAGGCAGGGCATTCATTTCAATTACGACGGCTATGTACATGTGGCGAGGTTTGGCGAAGATGCCCCGCTGCAATGGGAATATTATAACGGCCGGGAATGGACCGGCAGTCCCGATACCGGCAGCGGCGCAAAGATCGCTGATGTCAGGGGAACGCTCAGTATGGCTTACCTGAACGGCAGGTACATCCTGATGACGATGGACCAGGGCTTTAACTGCGATACCGCCAGAAGGATATACATCGCAACCGCCAGTTCACCAACGGGGCCGTTTACCGCGCCAATACCGGTGTACACCATCACGGAGTATTTCAAGGGCAAGTATGCCCGGTATTATACGCCCGTCATTCATCCCGAGTTCGATAACGGGAGGAATGAGCTGTTGCTGACGTATTGTCTTAATTTTTCGGCCTGCGGGGAACCCAGCTGCGAAGGTGCTTATATGGACCCGTATTATTACCGGGTGAAGGGGATACGGGTGCCTTATGCGAAGCTGGGGCTGTAG